A region from the Kineothrix sp. IPX-CK genome encodes:
- a CDS encoding GTP-binding protein, with protein MKPVYIINGFLESGKTEFITYTMEQSYFQVKGRTLLILCEEGENEYDVNLLKMSRTDLEWIEDEEDFNPSHLLELEKKYKPERIIIEYNGMWNYKNMKLPWHWSIEQQVTTIDASTFPMYFNNMKSLLAEMIRKSELIIFNRCDGVEDLNSYKRNIKAINQKAEIVFEDSNGEVDEIMEDDLPYDLKAETIGLDDKGYGIWYLDSLDHLERYIGKKVRFTAMVLKPESFPKGYFVPGRMAMTCCADDMAFLGFACSYDKADKLTDKQWVKVTAVVKKEYFAEYNGEGPILSALSVEQTKAPKEEVISFV; from the coding sequence ATGAAACCGGTTTATATAATCAATGGTTTTTTAGAGAGCGGGAAGACGGAGTTTATTACCTATACGATGGAGCAGTCTTATTTTCAGGTAAAAGGAAGGACGCTCTTGATTCTGTGCGAAGAAGGAGAAAATGAATACGATGTAAACCTGCTCAAGATGAGCAGAACCGACCTCGAATGGATAGAAGACGAAGAGGATTTCAATCCTTCGCATTTGCTTGAGCTTGAGAAAAAATACAAGCCGGAGCGCATCATTATCGAATATAACGGAATGTGGAATTATAAAAATATGAAGCTGCCGTGGCACTGGAGTATCGAGCAGCAGGTAACGACTATTGACGCTTCCACATTTCCCATGTATTTTAATAACATGAAGTCTTTGTTAGCGGAGATGATAAGAAAGTCAGAGCTTATTATTTTCAACCGCTGTGACGGAGTGGAGGATTTAAACAGCTATAAGAGAAATATTAAGGCGATTAATCAGAAGGCAGAGATCGTCTTTGAGGACTCTAACGGTGAAGTGGATGAAATCATGGAGGACGATCTTCCTTACGATTTGAAAGCAGAGACCATCGGTTTGGATGATAAAGGCTATGGAATCTGGTATCTGGATTCTCTGGATCATTTGGAGCGCTATATAGGGAAAAAGGTACGCTTTACAGCTATGGTGCTGAAGCCAGAGAGCTTTCCCAAGGGATATTTCGTACCGGGAAGAATGGCAATGACCTGCTGTGCGGACGATATGGCCTTTTTGGGCTTCGCCTGTTCTTACGATAAAGCGGATAAGCTTACGGATAAGCAATGGGTTAAGGTAACGGCGGTGGTAAAAAAAGAGTATTTTGCCGAGTATAATGGAGAGGGACCGATACTGTCTGCGTTAAGCGTGGAGCAGACGAAGGCGCCGAAAGAAGAAGTGATAAGCTTTGTATAA
- a CDS encoding GTP-binding protein, with the protein MTKIDIVSGFLGAGKTTLIKKLLKEALADTKVVLIENEFGEIGVDSGFLKEAGIEIKEMNSGCICCSLVGDFGTSLKEVLKTYSPERILIEPSGVGKLSDVMKAVQDVTDESGIALNSAVAVVDASKCRMYIKNFGEFFVNQIENAGTIILSRTAKISADKLDTAVSMIREYNQKAIIVTTPWEELDGKAILETIEGAKDLEAELMEEVRKAHEHNHEHGEDCTCGCHGHHHEHDHDGEHHHHEHDHECGEHHHHEHDHECGEHHHHDHDHECGEHHHHEHDHGDEHHHHHHDHDGEHDHHDHSGHHHADEVFTSWGMETASAYAAADIEALLGELENEDEYGIVLRAKGMVPAGDGTWVYFDYVPGESDIRAGRPDVTGKICVIGAQLKEENLKKLFHK; encoded by the coding sequence ATGACAAAAATTGATATAGTATCCGGTTTTTTGGGCGCCGGTAAAACAACATTAATAAAAAAATTATTGAAGGAGGCTTTGGCGGATACAAAGGTTGTACTCATAGAGAACGAATTCGGTGAAATCGGAGTTGACAGCGGCTTTTTGAAGGAAGCCGGAATTGAAATCAAGGAAATGAATTCCGGTTGTATCTGCTGCTCTTTGGTTGGAGATTTCGGTACCTCTTTGAAGGAAGTATTAAAGACCTATTCGCCGGAGCGGATATTGATTGAGCCTTCGGGTGTAGGCAAGCTATCCGATGTAATGAAGGCTGTCCAGGATGTGACGGACGAAAGCGGGATAGCGCTTAACAGCGCTGTAGCGGTGGTAGATGCATCAAAGTGCAGAATGTATATAAAGAACTTCGGAGAGTTCTTTGTCAATCAGATAGAAAATGCGGGAACGATTATCTTGAGCCGTACGGCAAAAATCAGTGCGGACAAGCTGGATACGGCAGTGAGCATGATTCGGGAATATAACCAGAAGGCGATAATAGTTACGACTCCGTGGGAGGAGTTGGACGGCAAAGCTATTTTGGAGACGATAGAGGGAGCAAAGGATCTGGAAGCCGAACTGATGGAGGAAGTGCGCAAGGCGCATGAGCATAATCATGAACACGGCGAGGATTGCACTTGTGGCTGTCATGGACATCATCACGAGCATGACCATGATGGAGAACACCATCATCATGAGCATGACCATGAATGCGGCGAACACCATCATCATGAGCATGACCATGAATGCGGCGAACACCATCATCACGACCATGACCACGAATGCGGCGAGCACCATCATCACGAGCATGACCACGGTGATGAACACCATCACCACCATCACGATCACGATGGGGAGCATGACCACCACGATCACTCCGGGCATCATCATGCGGATGAGGTATTTACGAGTTGGGGAATGGAGACGGCTTCGGCTTATGCTGCGGCGGATATTGAGGCACTTCTTGGAGAATTGGAGAACGAGGATGAATACGGAATCGTGCTTCGGGCCAAAGGTATGGTTCCTGCCGGAGACGGCACATGGGTATATTTCGATTATGTGCCTGGAGAAAGCGATATACGCGCCGGACGTCCCGATGTAACGGGCAAGATTTGTGTGATAGGCGCACAACTTAAGGAAGAGAATCTGAAGAAGCTGTTTCATAAGTAA
- a CDS encoding alanyl-tRNA editing protein — MEKTRKLYDADSYKTHFTATVISCRPVPFTEGEKNTFSPLYEVILDQTFFFPEEGGQSSDTGTLNEVSVSYVSIENGVITHVTDAPFSIGDSVAGKIHWESRYSNMQQHSGEHIISGLIHSHFGYDNVGFHLGSQAVTLDFNGFLEEEQLLQMEDLANKAIYRNIEVLAEYPSEETLKSLNYRSKIELNEEVRIVTIPGYDVCACCAPHVKRTGEIGIIKIVDAIRHRGGIRISILCGSRAIEDFKQKQEQVYAVSKLLSAKPELIASAVERLKDENFSLKGEILSLQETLTQLKVSQIAEGTKNCCLFEESMDAPAHRKYVNMLAEKCSGICGVFVGNDGDGYRYIIASKYEDVRPINEKLKQSLNAKGGGKEMVQGSLSGSRKDILALF, encoded by the coding sequence ATGGAAAAAACTCGAAAGCTTTACGATGCCGATTCATATAAGACTCATTTCACCGCGACAGTAATCTCCTGCCGCCCTGTACCGTTCACTGAAGGGGAAAAAAACACTTTCTCTCCCTTATATGAGGTCATATTGGACCAGACTTTTTTCTTTCCCGAAGAAGGCGGTCAAAGCTCCGATACAGGTACGCTGAACGAGGTGTCGGTCTCCTATGTTAGCATAGAAAACGGTGTTATAACACATGTAACAGATGCGCCCTTCTCCATCGGAGATTCCGTAGCAGGGAAAATACATTGGGAATCCCGTTATTCCAACATGCAACAGCATTCCGGAGAGCATATTATATCCGGTCTGATCCATTCTCATTTTGGCTATGATAATGTAGGCTTTCATCTTGGTTCTCAGGCAGTTACACTCGATTTTAACGGATTTCTGGAGGAAGAACAGCTCCTCCAGATGGAAGATCTCGCCAACAAGGCCATATATCGCAATATCGAAGTACTTGCCGAATACCCCTCAGAGGAAACGCTGAAAAGTTTAAATTATCGCAGCAAAATCGAGCTGAACGAGGAAGTACGCATTGTAACCATTCCAGGTTATGACGTCTGTGCCTGCTGCGCGCCTCATGTGAAAAGAACCGGAGAAATCGGCATAATTAAAATCGTTGATGCCATCAGGCACAGAGGCGGCATCCGAATCAGCATTCTCTGCGGAAGCCGCGCTATCGAAGATTTCAAGCAGAAGCAGGAACAGGTTTACGCCGTTTCTAAACTGTTATCCGCCAAGCCGGAACTTATCGCCTCAGCGGTGGAACGGTTGAAAGACGAGAACTTTTCATTGAAGGGTGAAATTCTCAGCTTGCAGGAAACTTTAACACAGCTTAAGGTTTCTCAGATTGCCGAAGGCACGAAGAACTGCTGCCTGTTCGAGGAATCCATGGATGCTCCGGCCCATCGAAAATATGTAAACATGCTGGCTGAGAAATGCTCCGGTATCTGCGGCGTATTCGTGGGAAACGACGGAGACGGATACCGTTATATCATCGCCTCCAAATATGAGGATGTCCGCCCCATAAATGAAAAGCTGAAACAAAGTCTGAATGCCAAGGGCGGCGGCAAGGAAATGGTACAAGGCTCACTTTCCGGATCTCGAAAAGATATCCTTGCTTTGTTTTAA
- a CDS encoding hemerythrin family protein: MYEMKDEYLTGIEQIDNEHKVLFEIAEEIYQLCVNDFVPDKYDHIANLIQRLKDYAAMHFRNEEAYMESIQYKRMFTQKIQHDNFIRKLDTMNLEVVDENQSKTIEDLLKFVTDWMIEHIMETDKRIAE; this comes from the coding sequence ATGTACGAGATGAAAGATGAGTATTTGACGGGAATTGAGCAGATTGATAACGAACATAAGGTGCTGTTCGAGATTGCAGAGGAAATCTATCAGCTATGCGTGAATGATTTCGTGCCGGACAAGTATGATCATATTGCAAATCTCATTCAGCGGCTGAAAGATTACGCTGCGATGCACTTTAGAAATGAAGAGGCCTACATGGAGAGCATTCAATATAAGAGAATGTTCACGCAGAAGATTCAGCATGACAATTTCATCCGTAAGCTGGACACAATGAATTTGGAAGTTGTGGATGAGAATCAGTCAAAGACCATAGAAGATTTACTGAAATTTGTCACGGACTGGATGATAGAGCACATAATGGAAACGGATAAGCGAATTGCCGAATAA
- a CDS encoding ZIP family metal transporter: protein MDTRILTGILIPFLGTSLGAACVFLLKKEMNAVVQKTMLGFAAGVMVAASVWSLLIPAMDMSGEMGKLAFIPAASGFMVGILFLLGLDKVVPHLHLDGEEQEGPKSSLKKSTMLMLAVTIHNIPEGASVGIVLAGALNGDSMITMAGAIVLSIGIAIQNFPEGAIISLPIKEEVGKKKAFAMGVLSGVVEPIAAVLTLLLATYVTPFIPYMLAFAAGAMIYVVVEELIPESAEGEHSNMGTIGFAIGFVIMMILDVALG from the coding sequence ATGGACACGAGAATATTGACGGGAATATTGATTCCTTTTTTGGGAACGTCGCTGGGAGCCGCCTGCGTCTTTTTGCTGAAAAAGGAAATGAATGCAGTAGTGCAAAAGACTATGTTAGGATTTGCGGCAGGAGTCATGGTAGCCGCATCCGTATGGTCGCTGCTTATTCCGGCGATGGATATGTCAGGAGAAATGGGAAAGCTGGCATTTATACCGGCGGCCAGCGGTTTCATGGTGGGAATTTTATTTTTGCTTGGATTGGATAAGGTCGTACCTCATCTTCATTTGGACGGAGAAGAACAGGAGGGGCCTAAGAGCAGTTTGAAAAAGTCCACGATGCTCATGCTGGCGGTGACGATTCATAATATACCGGAGGGCGCATCGGTAGGTATCGTGCTGGCGGGAGCATTAAACGGCGACAGCATGATTACGATGGCCGGAGCTATTGTCCTTTCCATAGGTATTGCCATTCAAAATTTCCCGGAGGGAGCCATTATATCTCTTCCCATCAAGGAAGAGGTGGGAAAGAAAAAGGCTTTTGCTATGGGAGTACTTTCAGGAGTTGTAGAGCCTATTGCCGCAGTGTTAACGCTGCTGCTGGCAACCTATGTTACGCCCTTTATCCCATACATGCTGGCATTTGCGGCAGGAGCAATGATTTATGTGGTCGTGGAGGAATTGATTCCCGAATCGGCGGAGGGGGAACATTCCAATATGGGGACCATCGGCTTTGCGATCGGATTCGTGATTATGATGATATTGGATGTTGCACTGGGGTAA